TATTTAAGGCGCCCTCAAATGAGCGGTCAATCGCCATTACTTCCCCTGTTGCTTTCATCTGCGTACCGAGAGTACGGTCTGCTTCGGGAAATTTATCAAATGGAAAACGGGGCAGCTTTACAACAATATAGTCAAGGGCAGGTTCAAAAGAAGCAAACGTTGTTGCCGTAATCGGATTTTTAATTTCATCCAGATCATACCCGAGTGCTACTTTCGCCGCGATTCTTGCAATTGGGTATCCCGTCGCTTTCGATGCAAGTGCCGAAGAACGGCTTACTCTCGGATTCACTTCAATAATGCAGTATTCATTCGTCTCGGGATGAAGGGCGAACTGAATGTTGCATCCTCCCACAACGTCCAGTGCACGGATCACTTTTAATGAAGCGTCACGAAGGAGCTGATACTGCACATCTGAAAGCGTCTGTGACGGCGCCACAACGATGGAATCTCCAGTATGAACCCCTACCGGATCCATATTTTCCATGTTGCACACGATCGTACACGTGTCATTCGTATCCCTCATCACTTCATATTCGACTTCTTTCCAGCCTTTGATGCTTTTTTCCACCAGCACCTGATTGATTGGACTTAGCGTCAGCCCCCGCTTAAGGACCTTTTCGTATTCCTCATCACTCGAGGCAAACCCTCCTCCTGCACCTCCCAGGGTATAGGCTGGACGGATAATAACCGGATAGCCTGATTCCTTCACGAACTGCCGTCCTTCTTCCAGAGACGCGACAATGGAAGATTCAGGAATGGGCTCACCAATGTCCATCATCAACTGCCGGAACTTCTCCCGGTCCTCACCTTTCTGAATGGCTTCTACACTTGTTCCGAGAAGGGTAACTCCGTATTTTGCGAGAATACCCTTTTCATAGAGTTCAACGGTAAGGTTCAGTCCGGTCTGACCACCCAGTGTGCCGATGAGTCCGTCCGGCTTCTCTTTTTGAATAACAGCTTCCACACTTCCGGCGGTGAGCGGTTCCATGTAGAGTTTGTCAGCAACCGTCTCATCCGTCATGATTGTAGCGGGGTTGTTATTCACGAGAATCACTTCAACCCCTTCTTCTTTTAAAGATAAACAGGCCTGCGTTCCTGCATAGTCAAATTCGGCAGCCTGACCGATAACAATCGGACCAGACCCGATTACAAGCACTTTGTTTATCCCCTGAACCTTAGGCATACAATTTCCCTCCTGCTGCAACTGTCTGCTTTATAAAGTCATCAAAAAGGTAATCCGTATCACTTGGTCCCGGATGGGCCTCAGGATGAAACTGGACACTTTGTACTGGAAGAGTGTTGTGACGAATCCCTTCCACTGTCCCGTCGTTCACATTTTTGTACGTCACGTGAAAGTCTGACGGCAGGTAATCGTTCTTTACAACGTAGCCATGGTTCTGAGAAGTCATCCTCACTTTTCCGGAAACCATCTCCTTGACCGGATGGTTACTCCCCCGGTGACCGTTCAGCTGTTTTTCTGTGCTCCCGCCATAGGCAAGGGCGATCAGCTGGTGTCCAAAACAGATCCCAAAAGCCGGCCAGCTTTCGGATATTTTCTTAATTTGAGTGAAATACGGTTCCAGCGCTTTTGGGTCGCCGGGGCCGTTACTGAAAACAACAGCATCAGGGCAAAGCTCCTTCATTTCATTTAAAGTGGTTGTAAATGGAACAACTGTTACTTTACATCCCCTTTTAAGCAGGGAATCGAGAATTGATTTTTTGTAACCGTAATCCATCATCACCACATGAGGATTTCCTTCTCCGTATGTTTTTGCCGAGGTTACAGAGACCTGATGGACGAGACTTAGGGAATTTTCCGTCTTCCATGGATGCGATAAAGAAGCAGTATCGGATATGATGCCTGTGACCGTATTGTGCTGTCGGATCGTTTTGACAAGAGCCCGGGTATCAAT
This DNA window, taken from Alteribacter keqinensis, encodes the following:
- a CDS encoding carbamoyl phosphate synthase small subunit, yielding MTKGYLHLSTGDVFEGELLGATGKQAGEVVFTTSMTGYQETLTDPSYAGQVLTFCYPMVGNYGLLETANESTRPAVAGIVTGEMWDPEGSFSTLLMKWEIPGLSGIDTRALVKTIRQHNTVTGIISDTASLSHPWKTENSLSLVHQVSVTSAKTYGEGNPHVVMMDYGYKKSILDSLLKRGCKVTVVPFTTTLNEMKELCPDAVVFSNGPGDPKALEPYFTQIKKISESWPAFGICFGHQLIALAYGGSTEKQLNGHRGSNHPVKEMVSGKVRMTSQNHGYVVKNDYLPSDFHVTYKNVNDGTVEGIRHNTLPVQSVQFHPEAHPGPSDTDYLFDDFIKQTVAAGGKLYA